A genomic window from Sebastes fasciatus isolate fSebFas1 chromosome 7, fSebFas1.pri, whole genome shotgun sequence includes:
- the relt gene encoding tumor necrosis factor receptor superfamily member 19L, giving the protein MRNHLCCSALVLLTVFGCGGTAAVQCRWGEGCVCLQCPAGQEPSKACGQIQSPTEEVQCQLCPTGNFSDAFDSELCRPHASCKTVGRKVATPGTATSDAVCGDCLAGFQSTATAEVSTQSACVKSSLHVRAVRTVGKGPSSGAGGLVNGTVVRSAEEKTAEYAVFALVPVFCVMGLLGILICNVLKKKGYRCTDKEGGDEETATPQKEGNNCPYISDDLNEDTISVLVRLITEKKENAAALEELLLEYESKQMSMNKSSSIKFPMLSPLSPFRSLPRLCPHQSHLHTISGLSGLAPKHGYRCTRCAQRKWPPILIPPLDSFRDPLKAPQTFLLPSLNSSNDQQKRPLLGGVFVDTHHTQAVVPNNVQEKMDGGEVKERKEGELTVLSVGRFQVAQIPEQKPVAVETKTSSQEQQNSLFVGKPFCSSSSCGINR; this is encoded by the exons ATGAGGAACCACCTCTGCTGCTCAGCTCTCGTCCTTCTCACG gtgTTTGGCTGTGGTGGGACTGCAGCAGTGCAGTGTCGGTGGGGggaagggtgtgtgtgtctgcaatgCCCCGCTGGCCAGGAGCCCTCCAAG GCTTGTGGGCAGATCCAGAGTCCAACAGAGGAAGTGCAATGTCAGTTGTGCCCGACTGGAAACTTTTCAGACGCATTTGACTCTGAGCTCTGCCGCCCGCACGCCTCCTGCAAGACCGTCGGCCGTAAGGTTGCAACCCCTGGCACTGCGACCTCAGATGCTGTCTGTGGGGACTGTCTGGCTGG ATTTCAGTCCACTGCTACAGCGGAAGTTTCCACCCAAAGTGCGTGCGTGAAAT caTCTTTGCATGTCAGAGCGGTGCGCACAGTGGGTAAAGGTCCATCCAGCGGCGCAGGAGGGTTGGTCAACGGCACAGTGGTACGCAGCGCCGAGGAGAAGACGGCAGAGTACGCTGTGTTTGCTTTGGTGCCCGTCTTCTGCGTGATGGGCCTGTTGGGTATCCTCATCTGCAACGTCCTGAAGAAGAAGGGATACCGCTGCACTGACAAGGAGGGAGGGGATGAAGAAACGGCCACACCGCAGAAAGAAG GTAACAATTGCCCCTACATATCTGACGACCTGAATGAAGACACCATCAGTGTTCTGGTTCGCCTCATCACTGAGAAGAAAG AAAATGCTGCTGCACTGGAGGAACTGCTGCTGGAGTACGAGAGTAAACAGATGTCCATGAATAAAAGCTCGTCAATCAA GTTCCCGATGCTGTCTCCTCTGTCCCCGTTCCGCTCCCTCCCCAGGCTCTGCCCCCATCAGTCCCACCTCCACACCATCTCTGGCCTCTCCGGCCTGGCCCCCAAACACGGCTACCGCTGCACCCGCTGCGCCCAGAGGAAGTGGCCCCCCATCCTCATACCTCCCCTGGATTCCTTCAGAGACCCCCTGAAGGCCCCCCAGACCTTCCTCCTGCCCTCCCTGAACTCATCCAACGACCAGCAGAAGAGGCCCCTGCTGGGGGGGGTGTTTGTCGACACCCACCATACGCAAGCTGTTGTGCCAAATAATGTACAGGAGAAGATGGACGGGGGCGAagtgaaggagaggaaggagggagagctgACAGTGTTGTCTGTGGGGAG GTTTCAAGTCGCTCAAATCCCCGAGCAGAAGCCTGTCGCCGTGGAAACCAAGACATCATCCCAGGAGCAACAAAACTCCCTGTTTGTAGGGAAacccttctgctcctcttcatcatgTGGCATCAATAG gtga
- the p2ry2.1 gene encoding P2Y purinoceptor 2, whose product MTTFDNNKTNDLTNDSASYCQFQEDFKYILLPVSYAVVFVVGLALNATALYVIVFRTKRWKPSTIYMLNLTVCDTLYVLTLPFLIYYYADQNDWPFSEPVCKIIRFLFYTNLYGSILFLCCISLHRFVGICYPVRSLYWVSARRARLVSVAVWAFVLFCQAPILYFARTREMEGERVCYDTTSPELFDDFLVYSSAVSVLMFALPFMVVMVCYGLMVRKLLEPGWGSEGGEAGGVSVQRTKQKSVKMIIIVLAAFMLCFLPFHLTRSLYYSFRYLRQVDPSQISCQLLEASSVAYKVTRPFASANSCVDPILYFLAGQDVRGNITKKIRSSSSRPKTSLSHCLTTQL is encoded by the exons ATGACCACCTTTGACAACAACAAGACCAACGACCTAACCAATGACAGCGCCTCCTACTGTCAGTTCCAAGAGGACTTTAAATATATTCTCCTTCCTGTCAGCTATGCCGTGGTCTTTGTCGTCGGCCTGGCGCTGAACGCCACGGCGCTGTACGTGATTGTGTTCCGCACTAAGCGGTGGAAGCCCTCCACCATCTACATGCTCAACCTGACGGTGTGCGACACACTCTACGTCCTCACTCTGCCCTTCCTCATCTACTACTACGCAGATCAGAACGACTGGCCCTTCAGCGAACCGGTCTGCAAGATCATACGTTTCCTGTTTTATACCAACTTATATG GTTCCATTCTGTTCCTCTGCTGTATCAGTCTGCATCGCTTCGTTGGCATCTGCTATCCAGTCCGCTCCCTCTACTGGGTCAGTGCTCGTCGGGCCAGGCTGGTGTCTGTCGCAGTGTGGGCCTTTGTGTTATTCTGCCAGGCACCTATTCTCTACTTCGCAAGAACGAG GGAGATGGAGGGCGAGCGGGTCTGCTACGACACCACCAGCCCAGAGCTTTTTGATGACTTCCTGGTGTACAGCTCGGCCGTGTCGGTGCTCATGTTCGCCCTGCCCTTCATGGTGGTGATGGTGTGCTATGGCCTCATGGTGCGGAAGCTTCTGGAGCCCGGCTGGGGGTCTGAAGGGGGCGAGGCGGGAGGCGTGTCAGTCCAACGCACCAAGCAGAAGTCAGTGAAGATGATCATCATCGTGCTGGCGGCCTTCATGCTCTGTTTCCTGCCTTTCCACCTCACCAGGAGTCTTTACTACTCTTTTAGATACCTAAGGCAGGTCGATCCATCACAG ATCAGCTGTCAGCTGCTGGAGGCCTCCAGTGTGGCCTACAAGGTGACCCGACCTTTTGCCAGCGCCAACAGCTGTGTGGATCCCATCCTTTACTTCCTGGCTGGGCAGGACGTCCGAGGTAACATCACAAAGAAGATCAGGTCATCTTCATCGAGACCAAAAACAAGTCTGAGCCATTGCTTGACAACACAACTCTGA